In Streptomyces sp. NBC_00306, a single genomic region encodes these proteins:
- a CDS encoding CPCC family cysteine-rich protein, with protein sequence MVFMKMLGRVEDGLYWCPCCGYVTLAERGSHEICAVCFWEDDGQ encoded by the coding sequence ATGGTCTTCATGAAGATGCTCGGCAGGGTGGAAGACGGCCTGTACTGGTGTCCGTGCTGTGGCTACGTGACGCTCGCCGAGCGCGGTAGCCATGAGATCTGCGCGGTCTGCTTCTGGGAGGATGACGGGCAATGA
- a CDS encoding CPCC family cysteine-rich protein, whose product MRSARSASGRMTGNDHDADEVKGGPNRGLSLSQGRANVRAMGASEERRAHLVRDPLPHEHPDSAPRCGAGFLYSWTPQSPGE is encoded by the coding sequence ATGAGATCTGCGCGGTCTGCTTCTGGGAGGATGACGGGCAATGACCATGATGCCGACGAGGTCAAGGGCGGCCCGAACCGTGGCCTGAGCTTGTCTCAGGGCCGTGCGAACGTCCGGGCCATGGGCGCCTCGGAGGAACGCCGCGCTCACCTGGTTCGGGATCCGTTGCCGCACGAGCACCCGGATAGTGCTCCGCGGTGCGGCGCGGGCTTCCTCTACTCCTGGACGCCGCAGTCGCCAGGTGAGTGA